From a single Egibacteraceae bacterium genomic region:
- a CDS encoding replication-associated recombination protein A codes for MSDRLFDDPGTAPPPAGPQGPLPGEPLAARLRPRTLDAVVGQRHLVGPGGPLRAAVEADEIRSVLLWGPPGTGKTSLAHVVAASTKAAFVELSAVTAGVKDVRRVVEEARTRRAHAGRRSVLFVDEIHRFNKSQQDALLPGVEDGAVVLIGATTENPYFEVNAPLLSRSLLYRLEPLDGEDIRVLLGRAVSDERGLPGVTVEPEALDALVAAADGDARVALTGLETAAALGDPVTAGAVRTALANPHLRYDKSADNHYDQVSAFIKSLRGSDPDAAVYWLVRMLTAGEDPRFLARRMVVLAGEDVGLADPQALQVAVAAFHALEFVGLPEARYALAEAAIYLALAPKSNRVTRALAAAGEAVARLGNAPVPAHLRDAHYRGAARLGHGAGYRYPHDDPRGWVPQPYAPEGVGRLYEPGPHGREPDLARWRADREDDPER; via the coding sequence GTGAGCGATCGGCTCTTCGACGACCCGGGGACCGCCCCGCCCCCGGCCGGGCCGCAGGGCCCGCTGCCGGGTGAGCCGCTGGCCGCCCGCCTTCGTCCCCGCACCCTCGACGCGGTCGTCGGGCAGCGTCATCTCGTGGGTCCGGGGGGACCGTTGCGGGCCGCCGTCGAAGCCGACGAGATCCGCAGCGTGCTGCTCTGGGGACCGCCGGGAACCGGCAAGACGAGCCTCGCCCACGTCGTCGCCGCCTCGACGAAAGCCGCGTTCGTCGAGCTGTCCGCCGTCACCGCCGGGGTGAAGGACGTGCGCCGTGTCGTCGAGGAGGCCCGCACACGGCGGGCGCATGCCGGTCGGCGCAGCGTGCTGTTCGTCGACGAGATCCACCGGTTCAACAAGTCCCAGCAGGACGCGCTGCTGCCGGGCGTCGAGGACGGCGCGGTCGTGCTCATCGGTGCGACGACGGAGAACCCCTACTTCGAGGTGAACGCGCCGCTGCTGTCCCGAAGCCTGCTCTACCGGCTCGAGCCCCTCGACGGCGAGGACATCCGGGTGCTCCTCGGCCGCGCCGTCAGCGACGAGCGGGGGCTGCCCGGCGTGACGGTGGAGCCCGAGGCGCTCGACGCCCTCGTCGCCGCGGCCGACGGCGACGCGCGCGTGGCCCTGACCGGCCTCGAGACCGCCGCCGCCCTCGGGGACCCCGTGACGGCCGGCGCGGTGCGCACGGCGCTGGCCAATCCGCACCTGCGCTACGACAAGTCCGCCGACAACCACTACGACCAGGTGAGCGCGTTCATCAAGTCCCTGCGCGGGTCGGATCCCGACGCGGCGGTCTACTGGCTCGTGCGGATGCTCACCGCCGGTGAGGACCCCCGGTTCCTCGCCCGGCGGATGGTCGTCCTCGCCGGCGAGGACGTCGGCCTCGCTGACCCGCAGGCGCTGCAGGTGGCCGTCGCGGCCTTCCACGCGCTCGAGTTCGTCGGGCTGCCCGAGGCGCGCTACGCCCTCGCCGAGGCGGCGATCTACCTGGCGCTGGCCCCGAAGTCCAACCGCGTCACCCGTGCCCTTGCGGCAGCCGGCGAGGCGGTGGCCCGTCTCGGCAACGCTCCCGTGCCCGCGCACCTGCGCGACGCGCACTACCGCGGCGCTGCCCGGCTCGGGCACGGTGCCGGCTACCGCTACCCCCACGACGACCCGCGTGGCTGGGTACCCCAGCCCTACGCCCCGGAGGGCGTCGGACGGCTCTACGAGCCCGGCCCCCACGGCCGCGAGCCTGACCTCGCCCGCTGGCGTGCAGACCGGGAGGACGATCCCGAACGGTGA
- a CDS encoding glycosyltransferase family 2 protein — MGVIVVNHNTRDDLLACLRSLAEADADDIVVVDSGSSDASLDAVSAAFPDVRRLALSNVGFGRAANAGVAVTPAELVIVANADTRFPPGSARTLGEHLAARPDVGAMGPMVRFPDGRLQLSARAFPSIGQAVGHAVLGLWKPDNRWTRAYRLTDWDHRSERDVDWISGCCIALRRAAFDDVGGFDPAYFMFVEDVDLCYRLRERGWRVVFSPVVEVTHAIGGAVSRKRFRMVVEHARSLDRFFSRRYATGVRRVLRLPIKVGLAGWVLATITWSIVRGRTHAHG, encoded by the coding sequence GTGGGAGTCATAGTCGTCAACCACAACACCCGCGACGACCTGCTGGCCTGCCTGCGCTCGCTCGCGGAGGCGGACGCCGACGACATCGTCGTGGTCGACTCGGGCTCCTCGGACGCGAGCCTCGACGCGGTGTCGGCCGCGTTCCCTGACGTCCGGCGCCTTGCGCTGTCGAACGTCGGTTTCGGCAGAGCCGCGAACGCCGGCGTGGCGGTGACGCCCGCGGAGCTCGTCATCGTCGCGAACGCCGACACCCGCTTTCCGCCGGGGTCGGCCCGAACCCTCGGCGAGCACCTCGCGGCGCGGCCGGACGTCGGCGCGATGGGGCCGATGGTGCGCTTCCCCGACGGGCGGCTGCAGCTGTCCGCCCGCGCTTTCCCGTCCATCGGCCAGGCGGTGGGGCATGCGGTGCTCGGACTGTGGAAGCCCGACAACCGGTGGACGCGCGCGTACCGGCTGACCGACTGGGACCACCGCAGCGAGCGGGACGTCGACTGGATCAGCGGCTGCTGCATCGCGCTGCGCCGTGCGGCGTTCGACGACGTCGGCGGCTTCGACCCGGCCTACTTCATGTTCGTCGAGGACGTCGACCTCTGCTACCGCCTGCGCGAGCGGGGGTGGCGGGTGGTGTTCTCACCGGTCGTGGAGGTAACCCACGCGATTGGGGGGGCGGTGTCGCGCAAGCGGTTCCGCATGGTCGTCGAGCACGCGCGCTCGCTCGACCGGTTCTTCAGCCGCCGCTACGCCACGGGCGTCCGGCGGGTCCTGCGCCTGCCGATCAAGGTCGGTCTCGCCGGGTGGGTCCTCGCCACCATCACGTGGTCGATCGTCCGGGGCCGTACGCACGCCCACGGCTGA
- the rfbD gene encoding dTDP-4-dehydrorhamnose reductase: protein MRVLVTGADGQLGRDLLKAFADDDVVGTDLGTLDVTDEPAVVAAVRDHAPELVVHAAAFTRVDACESEPDTAWQVNAVGSWWVARACALAGAAMVYVSTDYVFDGCAGRPYTEFDRPNPQSMYGRSKEAGEQLVRRTVAEHYIVRTSWVHGTHGHNFARTMLRLARDRGQVAVVDDQTGSPTFTFDLAPAIRRLAVSGRHGTYHLTNSGHCTWYEFARAVFDAAGVAVDLRPTDTATFGAPAPRPAYGVLDNRLARLVGLPPLPDWRVSLPRLIAELDEGAS from the coding sequence ATGCGCGTGCTCGTGACGGGAGCCGACGGCCAGCTCGGCCGCGACCTCCTGAAGGCCTTCGCTGACGACGACGTCGTCGGCACGGACCTCGGCACGCTCGACGTCACGGACGAGCCGGCGGTCGTGGCGGCGGTCCGCGATCATGCGCCGGAGCTCGTCGTCCACGCCGCGGCGTTCACGAGGGTCGACGCCTGCGAGTCGGAGCCCGACACCGCGTGGCAGGTCAACGCGGTCGGGTCGTGGTGGGTCGCGCGCGCCTGCGCGCTGGCCGGCGCCGCCATGGTCTACGTGTCGACGGATTACGTGTTCGACGGATGTGCGGGGCGGCCCTACACCGAGTTCGACCGCCCGAACCCCCAGTCGATGTACGGGCGGAGCAAGGAGGCGGGCGAGCAGCTCGTCCGACGCACTGTTGCCGAGCACTACATCGTGCGGACGTCGTGGGTGCACGGGACCCACGGGCACAACTTCGCGAGGACGATGCTGCGCCTCGCCCGCGACCGGGGCCAGGTCGCCGTCGTCGACGACCAGACCGGCTCGCCGACGTTCACCTTCGACCTCGCGCCGGCGATCCGCCGCCTCGCGGTGTCCGGTCGCCATGGGACGTACCACCTGACGAACAGCGGCCACTGCACCTGGTACGAGTTCGCGCGCGCGGTCTTCGACGCGGCGGGCGTTGCCGTCGACCTCCGACCCACGGACACCGCGACGTTCGGGGCCCCCGCCCCCCGCCCCGCCTATGGGGTGCTCGACAACCGCCTCGCGCGCCTCGTCGGGCTGCCACCGCTGCCGGACTGGCGCGTCTCGCTGCCGCGCCTCATCGCGGAGCTGGACGAGGGTGCCAGCTAG
- the rfbB gene encoding dTDP-glucose 4,6-dehydratase, giving the protein MRIFVTGGAGFIGSNFIRHVLTTQPDVAVTNYDKLTYAGNLANLADLADDTRYAFVRGDINDAALLADVLPGHDAVVNFAAESHVDRSITASDDFIQANVAGANTLFNAAMRVEVERFLHISTDETYGSIPEPNSFVEGDALEPNSPYSASKASADLLARAYRVTYGYPIMVTRTANNFGPYHYPEKVIPLFVTNLIDGGRVPLYGRGANVRDWTYVLDNCAAQWLVLTEGEPGGLYNVGAGNEMSNKALTYAILERFGFTGEEADARIEFVPDRPGHDLRYSVDTTRVRELGWKPEHAFADALDATIAWYRANEEWWRPLKHGGAGARRGLVS; this is encoded by the coding sequence ATGCGCATCTTCGTCACCGGCGGAGCCGGGTTCATCGGCTCGAACTTCATTCGCCACGTCCTGACCACCCAGCCCGACGTCGCGGTCACGAACTACGACAAGCTCACCTACGCCGGCAACCTCGCGAACCTCGCCGACCTCGCCGACGACACGCGCTACGCGTTCGTGCGCGGAGACATCAACGACGCCGCGCTGCTCGCCGACGTGCTGCCCGGGCACGACGCGGTCGTGAACTTCGCCGCGGAGAGCCACGTCGACCGGTCGATCACCGCGTCCGACGACTTCATCCAGGCGAACGTCGCGGGGGCCAACACGCTGTTCAACGCCGCCATGCGGGTCGAGGTCGAACGCTTCCTGCACATCTCCACCGACGAGACCTACGGCTCCATCCCGGAGCCCAATTCGTTCGTCGAGGGCGACGCGCTCGAACCGAACTCGCCGTACTCGGCCTCGAAAGCGTCCGCGGACCTGCTCGCCCGGGCCTACCGCGTCACCTACGGCTACCCGATCATGGTGACGCGCACCGCGAACAACTTCGGCCCCTACCACTACCCGGAGAAGGTCATCCCGCTGTTCGTCACGAACCTCATCGACGGGGGCAGGGTGCCGTTGTACGGGCGGGGCGCGAACGTGCGCGACTGGACCTACGTCCTCGACAACTGCGCCGCGCAGTGGCTCGTTCTGACCGAGGGCGAGCCCGGCGGCCTGTACAACGTCGGGGCGGGCAACGAGATGAGCAACAAGGCGCTCACCTACGCGATCCTCGAGCGCTTCGGGTTCACCGGCGAGGAGGCCGACGCCCGCATCGAGTTCGTCCCGGACCGGCCGGGCCACGACCTGCGCTACTCGGTGGACACCACGCGGGTCCGCGAGCTCGGCTGGAAGCCCGAGCACGCGTTCGCCGACGCCCTCGACGCGACGATCGCGTGGTACCGCGCGAACGAGGAATGGTGGCGGCCCCTCAAGCACGGCGGCGCGGGCGCCCGGCGCGGTCTGGTGAGCTGA
- the rfbA gene encoding glucose-1-phosphate thymidylyltransferase RfbA yields MKGIVLAGGSGTRLHPVTLSVSKQLLPVYDKPMIYYPVSVLLLAGITDILVISTPADLPLFRRLLGDGADLGIAFSYAVQPEPRGLAEAFVIGADFVGGAHACLVLGDNLFHGHGFPQMIQEEAATVDGCTLFGYPVTDPQRYGVVEAGPDGRVVSIEEKPAQPKSNLAITGLYLYDNDVLEIAKNLSPSARGELEITDVNNTYLRAGRAKVVNLGRGMAWLDTGTHDSLLEAATFVQVLEHRQGVHIACLEEVAYRMGYIDRDQLALLGRRHGTSSYGAYVRRLAAEG; encoded by the coding sequence ATGAAGGGAATCGTGCTAGCCGGAGGCAGCGGCACACGCCTGCACCCCGTCACGCTTTCGGTGTCGAAGCAGCTGCTGCCGGTCTACGACAAGCCGATGATCTACTACCCCGTGTCGGTGCTTCTGCTAGCCGGCATCACCGACATCCTCGTGATCTCCACGCCGGCCGATCTGCCGCTGTTCCGCCGACTGCTCGGCGACGGCGCCGATCTCGGCATCGCGTTCTCCTACGCGGTGCAGCCGGAACCCCGCGGCCTCGCGGAGGCGTTCGTGATCGGGGCGGACTTCGTCGGCGGCGCCCACGCCTGCCTCGTCCTCGGCGACAACCTCTTCCACGGGCACGGCTTCCCGCAGATGATCCAGGAGGAGGCCGCAACCGTCGACGGCTGCACGCTGTTCGGCTACCCCGTCACCGACCCGCAGCGCTACGGCGTCGTCGAGGCGGGACCCGACGGCCGCGTCGTGTCCATCGAGGAGAAGCCCGCACAGCCGAAGTCCAACCTTGCGATCACCGGCCTCTACCTCTACGACAACGACGTGCTCGAGATCGCGAAGAACCTCTCGCCGTCCGCGCGTGGCGAGCTCGAGATCACCGACGTGAACAACACCTACCTTCGGGCGGGCAGGGCCAAGGTCGTGAACCTCGGCCGCGGTATGGCGTGGCTCGACACCGGCACGCACGACAGCCTGCTCGAGGCGGCGACGTTCGTGCAGGTGCTCGAGCACCGTCAGGGCGTGCACATCGCCTGCCTCGAGGAGGTCGCCTACCGGATGGGCTACATCGACCGCGACCAGCTCGCCCTGCTCGGCCGGCGTCACGGCACGTCCTCCTACGGCGCGTACGTCCGCCGGCTGGCTGCCGAGGGTTGA
- a CDS encoding LCP family protein produces MATDRSRLDRPVGPSGMVEARSANVYGSGVAVAGREGAATPAVSTRTVVPHTNAAPTERDDVAVSELGQNLPPGQFGPAHSGGRPTGGWSWRRVAMLATTFAIVVGITTSVTAGALLWYGERAVSRVDVPGLVTGGPAVGAVEEVSEVLNVLLVGDDSRDGLTDEQLQALGTDATEGGRTDTIMLLQIDPNRERAALLSFPRDLLVTRCDGSRGRINGAYGKGEETGVGGAACLVETVTTFTGIPINHYVEVNFAGFIDVVDVLGGVTLYVEKPGIRDRYAGLDLAPGCQRLDGAQALGFVRARRIDNDFGRMARQQRFIRELVNEITSAGTLLNVPRLFALVDATGRAVKTDRALSLADMRRIAFSLRNFTEEQLDARVVPAVPRTINGAAMVVAKEEEAEELFRAFREGTLAPDDLGREEPRALVAEDVPALVVLNGAGVNGLAAAAAELLAGQGFEVASTANAESFDYERVHVLHPPGLREEAELVAGAFGDAVLEPGDPDDGFTVVVGSHFDPATVDEPPEADAQESPEPSPQSGAASPEPSPSPTYLGATAHRDRC; encoded by the coding sequence ATGGCGACCGATCGTAGCCGCCTCGACCGGCCGGTCGGCCCGTCGGGCATGGTGGAGGCCCGGTCGGCCAACGTGTACGGTTCCGGGGTTGCCGTCGCGGGACGCGAGGGTGCCGCCACGCCGGCGGTGAGCACGCGCACCGTTGTTCCCCACACCAACGCTGCACCAACGGAAAGAGACGACGTCGCGGTGTCCGAACTCGGCCAGAACCTGCCTCCCGGGCAGTTCGGTCCGGCGCACAGCGGCGGTCGGCCCACCGGGGGATGGTCATGGCGGCGGGTCGCGATGCTCGCCACGACGTTCGCAATCGTCGTGGGCATCACGACGTCGGTCACCGCCGGTGCGCTGCTGTGGTACGGCGAGCGCGCGGTGAGCCGGGTGGACGTGCCGGGCCTCGTGACCGGGGGTCCCGCCGTCGGCGCGGTCGAGGAGGTCTCCGAGGTGCTCAACGTGCTGCTCGTCGGCGACGACAGCCGCGACGGGCTCACCGACGAGCAGCTGCAGGCGCTCGGCACCGACGCGACCGAGGGCGGCCGGACCGACACGATCATGCTCCTGCAGATCGACCCGAACCGGGAGCGCGCGGCGCTGCTGAGCTTCCCGCGTGACCTTCTCGTCACCCGCTGCGACGGCAGCAGGGGCAGGATCAACGGCGCGTACGGGAAAGGGGAGGAGACCGGCGTGGGCGGCGCCGCCTGCCTCGTCGAGACCGTCACGACGTTCACCGGCATCCCGATCAACCACTACGTCGAGGTCAACTTCGCCGGTTTCATCGACGTCGTCGACGTGCTCGGAGGCGTGACGCTCTACGTCGAGAAGCCGGGGATCCGCGACCGCTACGCCGGGCTCGACCTCGCACCGGGCTGCCAGCGGCTCGACGGCGCGCAGGCCCTCGGTTTCGTGCGGGCCCGCAGGATAGACAACGACTTCGGCCGGATGGCCCGCCAGCAGCGCTTCATCCGCGAGCTCGTCAACGAGATCACGAGCGCGGGCACGCTGCTCAACGTCCCCCGGCTCTTCGCCCTCGTCGACGCCACCGGCCGGGCGGTGAAGACCGACCGGGCGCTGTCGCTCGCGGACATGCGCCGCATCGCCTTCAGCCTCCGCAACTTCACCGAGGAGCAGCTCGACGCGCGGGTCGTCCCCGCGGTGCCCCGGACGATCAACGGGGCGGCGATGGTGGTCGCCAAGGAGGAGGAGGCGGAGGAGCTGTTCCGCGCGTTCCGCGAGGGCACGCTCGCCCCGGACGACCTCGGCCGCGAGGAACCGCGTGCGCTCGTCGCCGAGGACGTGCCGGCGCTCGTGGTCCTGAACGGCGCCGGGGTCAACGGGCTCGCGGCAGCCGCCGCGGAGCTCCTCGCGGGGCAGGGCTTCGAGGTGGCGTCGACCGCCAACGCCGAGAGCTTCGACTACGAGCGGGTCCACGTGCTGCATCCGCCGGGGCTCCGGGAGGAGGCGGAGCTCGTCGCCGGCGCGTTCGGCGACGCCGTGCTCGAGCCGGGCGACCCCGACGACGGCTTCACGGTCGTGGTCGGCAGCCACTTCGACCCCGCTACCGTCGACGAGCCTCCCGAGGCGGATGCGCAGGAGAGCCCCGAGCCGTCACCGCAAAGCGGCGCGGCCAGCCCCGAGCCGTCGCCCTCGCCGACGTACCTCGGGGCCACCGCGCACAGGGACCGCTGCTGA